One Mycoplasmoides pneumoniae FH genomic region harbors:
- the uvrB gene encoding excinuclease ABC subunit UvrB, translating to MKSPTKDSKLFHLKSNFAPTGDQPAAIAKLAEFQTNEQVLLGATGTGKTFTIANVIQKVQLPTVVIAHNKTLAGQLYQELKELFPNNAVEYFISYFDFYQPEAYLPAKGVYIEKSATVNEEIKRLRVSTLHSLSTRKDVIVVGSVASIYPTSSPADFAQYSLWLVVGKEYGLSELKTQLIHLNYVVNKQQLTPGKFRFQGDVVEVFPGYAQDYVLRLSFFDQQLEQIARIDPLTNKVLETLNSFKLGPADEYIVNQNDLGVALDTIKAELKDRLKYFERLNFPERAQRLQTITEHDLADLKAWGVCSGVENYARHLEHRPPHSKPYNIFDYFTKGEWLLVVDESHQTLPQIKGMYNTDISRKQSLIEYGFRLPSALDNRPLSYEEFRQGINKVIYVSATPREEEIQLSHNNVVEQLVRPTYLLDPEVIVKPKDNQVEDLVSEIINQRKHNGRTFVTVLTIKMAENLTDFLKERNIKVAYIHKDIKALERLILLTDLRKGEYECLVGINLLREGLDVPEVSLVAIFDADIPGLPRDERSLIQIIGRAARNVHGRVIMYANTISEQMDKAIKETQRRRTIQMAYNEQHHKTPMTVQKPITLNQPIKLKTKSSEQQKAALIKQLTKEMKQAAANQNYELAIEIRDSIFELEKQFRGKIKS from the coding sequence ATGAAAAGTCCAACCAAGGACAGTAAACTGTTCCACCTCAAGAGTAACTTTGCCCCCACTGGGGACCAACCAGCGGCGATTGCTAAGTTAGCTGAGTTTCAAACCAATGAACAGGTCTTACTCGGTGCTACGGGTACCGGTAAGACCTTTACGATTGCCAACGTTATTCAAAAGGTACAACTGCCTACAGTAGTGATTGCCCACAATAAAACGTTAGCGGGACAGCTTTATCAGGAGTTGAAGGAGTTATTCCCTAATAATGCGGTGGAGTACTTCATCTCCTACTTTGACTTTTACCAACCAGAGGCTTATCTGCCCGCTAAGGGGGTTTACATTGAAAAGAGTGCAACTGTTAACGAAGAGATTAAACGGTTACGAGTGTCCACCTTACATTCACTCTCTACCCGCAAGGATGTGATTGTGGTGGGTTCGGTAGCCAGTATTTACCCAACTTCTTCTCCCGCTGATTTCGCCCAGTACTCGCTCTGGTTAGTAGTTGGTAAGGAATACGGTTTAAGTGAGTTAAAAACGCAGTTAATTCACCTAAACTATGTTGTTAATAAACAACAGTTAACTCCGGGAAAGTTCCGCTTTCAGGGCGATGTTGTTGAAGTGTTTCCTGGTTATGCGCAGGATTATGTCTTGCGGCTTTCCTTCTTTGACCAGCAACTAGAACAAATTGCTCGCATCGATCCCTTAACTAACAAGGTATTGGAAACCCTTAACAGCTTTAAGTTAGGTCCCGCTGATGAGTACATAGTAAACCAAAATGACTTAGGAGTAGCCTTAGACACGATTAAGGCCGAACTCAAAGATCGCTTAAAGTACTTTGAACGGTTAAACTTCCCCGAACGTGCCCAGCGCTTACAAACGATTACCGAACACGATTTAGCAGATCTGAAGGCCTGGGGGGTATGTAGTGGCGTGGAAAACTATGCGCGGCATTTAGAACACCGCCCACCGCACTCCAAGCCGTATAACATCTTTGATTACTTTACTAAAGGTGAATGGCTATTGGTAGTTGATGAATCCCACCAAACGCTACCGCAAATTAAGGGGATGTACAACACCGATATTTCACGGAAACAAAGCCTAATTGAGTACGGTTTTCGCCTCCCTTCAGCTTTAGACAACCGTCCTTTATCCTATGAGGAATTCCGCCAGGGAATCAACAAGGTCATTTATGTATCCGCTACCCCTAGGGAAGAGGAAATTCAGTTAAGTCACAACAACGTGGTCGAACAGTTAGTGCGTCCCACCTACCTCTTGGACCCGGAAGTGATTGTGAAACCGAAGGACAACCAGGTTGAAGACCTAGTGAGTGAAATCATTAACCAAAGAAAACACAACGGTCGTACCTTTGTCACGGTGTTAACGATTAAGATGGCGGAAAACCTGACTGACTTTTTGAAGGAGCGCAACATTAAGGTAGCGTACATCCACAAGGATATTAAAGCCTTGGAACGTTTAATTCTGTTAACGGATTTACGCAAAGGTGAGTATGAGTGTTTAGTGGGGATTAACTTACTGCGAGAAGGTTTAGATGTTCCTGAAGTTTCACTCGTAGCCATCTTTGACGCTGACATTCCTGGATTACCACGCGATGAGCGCAGTTTAATCCAGATAATTGGCCGCGCTGCGCGAAACGTTCATGGCCGGGTGATTATGTATGCCAATACCATTAGCGAACAAATGGATAAGGCGATTAAGGAAACGCAACGCCGGCGCACCATCCAAATGGCTTACAACGAACAACACCACAAAACACCAATGACGGTGCAAAAACCAATTACCTTAAACCAGCCGATTAAGTTAAAGACCAAAAGCTCAGAGCAGCAAAAAGCTGCTTTAATTAAGCAGCTAACCAAGGAAATGAAGCAAGCAGCCGCTAACCAAAACTATGAGTTAGCGATTGAGATCCGCGACTCGATCTTTGAATTGGAAAAGCAATTTCGTGGTAAAATTAAGAGCTAG
- a CDS encoding DUF5426 family protein: MRKLIKLNVIVFVLLYLGELFASLSFKLISCLKTRNQYSLNGYYALFVFVNIIQKMANSFQKLASSVVLFETEINEFLVLFTDTKNKREESEPVRQVSTTQEYHQVTLDQQHYFNHKLSDYFRLFKDKTFFFEII; the protein is encoded by the coding sequence ATGCGTAAACTAATTAAATTAAACGTCATTGTCTTTGTCTTGTTGTACTTGGGCGAGCTGTTTGCCAGCCTTTCGTTCAAGTTAATCAGTTGCCTCAAGACACGCAACCAGTACTCCTTAAACGGGTACTATGCGTTGTTTGTCTTTGTCAACATCATCCAAAAGATGGCTAACTCTTTCCAAAAGTTAGCTTCCTCAGTTGTGTTGTTTGAAACTGAAATTAACGAATTTTTAGTTCTCTTTACTGATACAAAGAATAAGCGTGAGGAGAGTGAACCAGTGCGCCAGGTGTCAACAACCCAAGAGTATCACCAGGTTACGCTCGACCAACAACACTACTTTAACCACAAACTGAGCGATTACTTCCGTTTGTTTAAGGACAAAACTTTCTTCTTTGAAATTATCTAG